ATATAAGCGTTGTCATGGATGATGGCTCGCTCGACGGTGACATCTGCCCTCAAAATCACGTTGTTTCCCAAGACCGAGTACTCGCCGAGCTTCACCCCGGAGTCGATACGGCAAAAGTCGCCAATAAGGGCGGGGCCTACTATCTCGGCGCTAGGATCAATCTCGGCGCCCTCTCCCACCCAAACACCTGGCTTCAGTTCAAAACCCCCAATATCAATCTCGACGCGCCCGTCCAAAACGTCAGCGTGGACCTGTTGATAGGAATCGAGGTTTCCCACGTCACACCAGTAACGATCAGTTATGTAGCCATAAATCGGTGCTCCCTTCTCTACCAGGCGAGGGAACACGTCTCCTGAGAAGTCCGAGGGTCCGCCGGGAATGAAGTCTAAGATCTCAGGCTCGAAAACATAGATGCCGGTGTTGATCGTGTCCGAAAACACCTGTCCCCATCCGGGCTTCTCGAGAAACCGGACAATCTTGTCGTCGTCTTCGACTATGACAATTCCAAAATCCAACGGATTATCGGTGCGCTTTAGAACGACAGTCGCAATGCTCCCCTTTTCTCTATGGAACGAAAGTACAGCATCTATGTCGATGTCAGTAAGAGCATCTCCGGAGATCACTAGAAAAGCTTCTGTTAGCTCGTCGGCGGCGTTCTTTACGGATCCAGCGGTGCCCAGAGGGGTTTCCTCCATAGCGTAGAACAAGCGCACCCCGAGATCGGATCCGTCGCCGAAATACTTTCGAATAACAGATGCAAGATACGCGACTGTAACGACGATCTCGGAGATGTGGTGGCGACGGAGCAAACGAATGATGTGCTCCATCATGGGCTTGTTAGCCACTGGCAACATCGGTTTTGGCTGATTGCTCGTGAGTGGCCGAAGGCGAGTCCCCTCTCCTCCGGCCATGATCACGGCCTTCATTGCCCTATTGCACCTCTCGTCGGAGAAAAATTGACAATCACGAGCCTAGCACGAAGCACTTTTTTCTTCTGTCCACCTACTCCCGGCTAAGGCGCATTGCAGCAATTTTCCTGGCCTCGAAAGCGTAGTGCCCCATTGCAACGTAGTAACCGATCGCTCCCGGATACCCAAACAAAGGAGCTAAAATTCGGGCAATCCGCGCGGCATCCCACTGGCTAACAGAAACAACATAGAGCGGAAGGCTAAACATCAGCATTAGAGTAGCTGCCTTCCCTAAGAGCGTTACTTCAATGCGGGGAAATCCCTTAGCAGCGAGGACAAGAGCAGCGCCCGACACCAATACTTCTCTTGCCAGTAGAACAAGAGCTAAGGTCTTGGGGTAATACCCGGAGGCGACCACGGCGATCAGAGAACCCGCTATAGCTATGCGGTCGCACACGGGGTCGAAGATCTGACCCACTGTACTTATCTGGTGTGTAGCCCTAGCCAGGACACCGTCCAGCCAATCGCTCAGCCCTATTCCCACCAAAATTGCAACTACCGCGGCTTCTTGGCGCCGAGCCGTGGCTAATGCCAATGGAAACAGCAACAGCACTCGAGCAGCCGACACTAGATTGGGCAAAGTCCACACAGAATCCGTATCGGCACCCCTTAGTGAGATGCCGTTCGGACTCAGTTGTTTGGCTCCGTTTTGCTTTTTAGCTTCTCGGCTCGCTCGAATTCTTTCTTTTTTCCTTCTTTTGTAGTTGCTAGGCTTCGGAATCTCGCGATGTTGGCCGCTCTTCAAGCAATACGAAACGCTGGGCTTGCGGTCGCGTCCGAAGACGGTCCGCTTGGAGTGTAAGTTGAACGCTCGACGATCACCTGTCCCGTTCCCTCCACCGTGACCTTTGTGGTCACGTCGAAACTAGAAATGTAGTCGTTAGCTCTTATCGACCTCCTGGACAGAGGTGGCACGCTGAGAGTTGTTACTGAGGCCAAGCCTCCGGTGGACAAGAACTCCACCCTAACGGTCGCAGGTGCGGAGTTGTCGGGATTGGCCACGAGAATCCACGTCTCGAATCCTCCCGCTGTGGCTCCTTCGACGGCTACCCATTGAGATCCCGGCATCGGCACCCCTTCACCGCTGGCAGCACCTTTGCCAAATGTAGGATGGTCGAAGTACATAGCCCGCTCTGCGACAGCACCGCTGCCCCCAAATTCTACGATCGTCGAAACATGGTAAGAAGCGCTATAGTCGTTCGCCCGTACACTGCGTCTAGAGCGGGGCGGTATGTGTATCGGCACCGCAGCAGCCGGGCCAGATTCGGTGAGGAAATTTATGGTGGCCGACACAGAATCCGTAAAAGAAGGATTGGCAACCAAGATCCAAGTCTCGAATCCTCCGGTTGTGGCTCCTTCGGCCAGGTACCACTTAGCTAAGGGCGCCGCTACACCAGGAGATGCCGTCGCTCCCCGCTTCACACCTGGTGCCACATAGCTGGATCGCTCTGTTACGACTGCAGCACCAACGGATGATACAAGTGTAGAAACATCGTAGGTGTCCACGGTGTCGTCGACTCGGATTGAACGCCGCACTTGAGGCGGAAGAGAGAACGATGGCCCTGGGACGGGACCGGTGCCAGTCATGTAGGTTACCGACACCGTAGCTGTCTCGGTAACACTGGGGTTGGCTACTAGAACCCAAGTCTCGAACGGTCCCGCAGTAGCACCTTCTGGAAGAAACCAAGTTCGAGATGGAGACGAAATTGCCTTTACCGAGTGAGCTCCTTGAAGGCCCGGCTTTGCTGAGTACATAGCCCTCTCGGCTAGAACCGAACCCCCAATGCCTTCCACCACCGTCGCAACGTTGTAACTTGTCACCCATGCATCGACAAGGATGCTTTTGCGAGACAGAGGCTCTAGGCTGACCAGTGGTCCCGAGCGTGATCCGCCTTCTGTGAGAAACGTAAGACAGGCGAGAACCTTGGAGGGTCCGGGGTTGGCAAGTAATACCCAAGTGTCGAACTCCCCGGCGGTAGCCCCTTCTGCAAGATATGCCGTCGAAGCTGGAGACAAAGGTCTCGACGTGCACGCCGGCTGAGCACACCCCGTAATGACTCTGATACCGGCACTCAACAAGGTGCCCTCTATACCTCCACCGCCGGCATTCACATCGTAGACCCGTACCACCCACGTACCTTGTGCGCTCTGTCCGAAGAAGCCAGAGAGAGGCTGGTCGGGTCTGAACCTCCCGAGTACAAAGCCCACCGGCTGATCTGCGGCCGAAATAGGGGAATTGGCAGAGTCGTCAAACTCCGCCAACAGCCCTCTATTCCACCCTCCACGCTTGTTAGAAAGAACTATTTCCAACCCAGCCGGTGAGCGCAGCGTGATTAGTAGATCGCCCATCCGCGCATGTTCGACCTGCACGAAAACGTTGACGTCGAGTACTGCCCCTCCTCCAGACACGCCAAGACCTCCCTCGACGTAGTGGGCGTCGCTGATTGGAATTCCAAAGTTCTGATAAACCGATTCGGGGCGGGGATCTGAAGGAATCGTAAAGCGGAATTGGGATGTGAGGGATCCACTAGAGACAGTGAGAGTGAACTCTACATCGGAGGTGCAGTTACCTTCGTACATTCCCCGGAATGCCGTGGAATTCGCCGCTATAAAACCTGGAGCTATGTCGCCAAATGTGGACGTTGCAACTGCTATATCTGTCCGGGGGGTCGGTGTAGACAAGGTTCCACCGACTGCCGGAGCAACGGAGGTGCCAAGATTTCTTACATATGCGGTCACTTCGAAGGGCTCTGGGTTACCTAGGCGACCATTGTGATCGCCAGCGTCGCTAAATTCCACGCGCTCTAGGGTAAGGAGTTGGGTCGCACTCAGATTCGACGCAACCAAAGCAAAGTCTTGATCTGTCGGGTCGACGTTGTCTGGAACAGCGTCCCCTGCTATGTTTTTGGCCTTGACTCGTATCGTGACAGGGCCGGATTGACCTGCAGGGAGCAGTACTCGCTCGACATTATTTTTAGGGTCGGGAGTACCCCCCTCGACGGAGTACTGGCCCGCAGTGACATTTCCCCTGTAGAGCTTGCCTCCAACTTCGACTTCTAAATCGAGGTCGTTCACATAGGAAGCGCCCACCGTGTTTCCCGGCGCATCCGAGTATGCCAGTGTCACTGTGAGCGGCTTGGACGGATCGGCCACAGCTGCAGTGGACTCGTAGGTCTGTCCAGTTTGTGTGAATACGTATGACTGATCGTTAAGGGGAATAGTGGTGTCGGTGAACAGCTCATCAAAGGCGGTAGCCCCAAATCCCTGTGAGTTGGTGGGTAGGTTTCCCCCTCCGAATGCACCAGTAAGGTAAACGGCGCCTTGAATTACGTATGCCTTTACCATGGCAGGGCTCGGCGTCTTCCATCCTTTCTTTGCGAACCAGCGTCTTATCAAGCTTGCCTCTCCGCTTACATGGGGTGCGGAAAAGCTCGTTCCGGTAGCGGAGGTATAACCGGCGAACCCGCCCGGAAGCGGAGATCCCGGGCATGGTTCGCCGCTTAGGACCCGGTGTGACGTCACGTGGATACCAGGGGCAACCACATCGGGTTTGATCCTCCCGTCGAGAGTAGGTCCCCGAGCCGAGAAACGCGCGACATCTTCCATGTTGTCCGCCTGCGTATTCGGAAGCGTAGACTGGCCAATGAGCGTGTCACAGTTGTCCAGCCAACTGGGGCGTGCATTCTCGTTGGACCCGACCGCTATGACATTCTTCGCGTTGGCAGGGCTCGAA
The genomic region above belongs to Acidimicrobiia bacterium and contains:
- a CDS encoding mannose-1-phosphate guanyltransferase, whose translation is MKAVIMAGGEGTRLRPLTSNQPKPMLPVANKPMMEHIIRLLRRHHISEIVVTVAYLASVIRKYFGDGSDLGVRLFYAMEETPLGTAGSVKNAADELTEAFLVISGDALTDIDIDAVLSFHREKGSIATVVLKRTDNPLDFGIVIVEDDDKIVRFLEKPGWGQVFSDTINTGIYVFEPEILDFIPGGPSDFSGDVFPRLVEKGAPIYGYITDRYWCDVGNLDSYQQVHADVLDGRVEIDIGGFELKPGVWVGEGAEIDPSAEIVGPALIGDFCRIDSGVKLGEYSVLGNNVILRADVTVERAIIHDNAYIGELSQLRGCVIGKNADMRRGVTIMEGAVLGEDTFVGDRAILQPEVKVYPFKTVESGAIISSSIVWESRGLRHLFGRDGVIGIANVDVTPEVVTRLAMAYGTTLAKGEVVAAGRDASRVARTFSRALMAGLNAAGLNVDDLEVTTEPLLRFHAVRARASGGVLVRTVLDDPSS